In one window of Scyliorhinus canicula chromosome 17, sScyCan1.1, whole genome shotgun sequence DNA:
- the LOC119951809 gene encoding zinc finger protein 235-like, which produces MEKPWKCEDCGKGFTAPSVLEIHRRIHTGERPFTCPQCEKGFTQFSDLQKHQRIHTGERPFICSQCGKRFTRLSALQRHQRVHTGERPFTCSQCEKGFSHSSTLQTHQRVHTGERPFTCSQCGKGFTQFSQLRAHQRVHTGERPFTCSQCGKRFTHLWNLRTHQRIHSAEKPFACSQCGKKFRHSSALQNHLQIHTGKRPFTCSQCGKGFTRLSSLRTHQRVHTGERPFACSQCGNGFTRLSHLQSHQRVHTGERPFNCSQCGKGFTQSSSLKSHQRVHTGERPFTCSQCGKRFAWLSNLRTHQRVHTGGEAVHLL; this is translated from the coding sequence atggagaaaccatggaaatgtgaggactgtgggaagggattcacagcaCCGTCTGTGCTGGAAATTCATcggcgcattcacactggggagaggcctttcacctgccctcagtgtgaaAAAGGATTCACTCAATTCTCtgacctgcagaaacaccagcgaattcacactggggagaggccgttcatctgctctcagtgtgggaagagattcactcggttatccgccctgcagagacaccagcgagttcacactggggagaggccattcacttgctcacagtgtgaaaagggattcagtcattcatctaccctgcagacacaccagagagttcacactggggagaggccattcacctgctctcagtgtgggaagggattcactcagttctcCCAACTGcgggcacaccagcgagttcatactggggagagaccgttcacctgctctcagtgtgggaagagattcactcacttatggaacctgcggacacaccaacgAATTCACTCTGCGGAGAAACCGttcgcctgctctcagtgtgggaagaaatTCAGACATTCATCCGCCCTGCAGAATCATCtgcaaattcacactgggaagaggccattcacctgctctcagtgtgggaagggattcactcggttatccagtttgcggacacaccagcgagttcacactggggagaggccattcgcctgctcccaatgtgggaatggattcactcgattatcccacctgcagagccaccagcgagttcacactggggagaggccgttcaactgctctcagtgtgggaaaggattcactcagtcatccagcctgaagtcacaccagcgagttcacactggggagaggccgttcacttgctctcagtgtgggaagagatttgcttggttatccaacctgcggacacaccagcgagttcacactgggggggaggccgttcacctgctctga